From Salvelinus sp. IW2-2015 linkage group LG18, ASM291031v2, whole genome shotgun sequence, a single genomic window includes:
- the LOC111978184 gene encoding uncharacterized protein: protein MPPTPKPPKRQPPPLTRNGRKVIPTTTATSTAKRLNSSKPRGKAFESPQSTLEPPRRSTTRTQAQLARSPGRSAVGRLGGQSPGASPVRVNHAPVCITGSVRLRSWGNPLLQHGVGEDPPGRRISLRGMGGAKQFPPLAIKPRTGGKTARGRGGRGAVGQRGSKSGIEQGSEESDTVSIDPSEINQGNNVVGHVGKGKPPNLRTELDVTTCVDQQELGVGHASECKPRSLRTDDSASDDKQEELVAHNGETFGTDSHDKPXSHSGEGNHYELDEPTSVEQQQEKLINNIAEGNSFNLSHELGDSTSDDRQEESVGPKCEDNAKINLGAVQIEMEQRERDTHAGEQRGGERLEKEGEETVKQEDERDEEKKEADGKQRVERVKVNETEQRKEKNERQKEGEVISRPSDTSTIMSVAQPQKPIPQDDALMMQSPVHASPVSEPATSDLASPPLLHLPSPPHPTVSHGMKVLNQGVKPIQPTQTVEIHKPLKGPTTCHETSQASPIHPVSLSLSVAFLSEPHKALCVTPAKPIPSQSLEIPISLEARQLLRPVDEETKESSNHSNTKYMSSSSSASSSSHLNTNAEVPTTLSQSNTDVNITVSVPDLSPVPKNYNNNPEEPPSSSSLPYTKIDLFNTGSAPDKDTVCVSVSDLGSVPKTHNKNNQDEPPPSLPYTNTGSEPNTDIASVSVSDLGSVPKTSSIPNQESSTSKFSCSSESTQSSYSFDTESEQGYGAPSPPGHPSLGPRPLEEGTSLPRPPRVNQRRERKKRSSCGGCEPCLRKINCGQCSCCLNRRTGHQICKLRKCMELRKRRPMSLLTLTSAQVRLL, encoded by the coding sequence ATGCCTCCTACCCCCAAACCCCCTAAGAGACAACCCCCACCACTGACAAGGAATGGCCGCAAGGTGATACCCACAACAACCGCCACCTCCACCGCCAAGAGACTGAACTCCAGCAAGCCCAGAGGAAAAGCCTTTGAGAGTCCACAGTCAACTTTAGAGCCACCCCGAAGATCCACAACCAGGACCCAGGCCCAGCTGGCCAGAAGCCCAGGGAGGAGTGCGGTTGGCAGGCTTGGCGGTCAGAGTCCGGGGGCATCCCCTGTTAGGGTTAACCATGCCCCTGTGTGTATAACAGGATCAGTGAGGCTAAGGAGCTGGGGTAATCCTCTGCTCCAGCATGGTGTGGGAGAGGACCCCCCTGGGCGCAGGATATCCTTAAGGGGCATGGGGGGCGCCAAGCAGTTTCCTCCCCTGGCAATAAAGCCTAGAACAGGAGGGAAGACAgcaagggggaggggagggaggggagcggTGGGTCAGAGRGGGAGCAAGAGCGGGATTGAGCAAGGATCTGAGGAGTCTGACACTGTTAGTATAGACCCAAGTGAGATTAACCAAGGGAATAATGTAGTTGGCCATGTTGGTAAGGGCAAACCTCCTAACCTGAGGACTGAACTTGATGTAACTACCTGTGTTGACCAGCAGGAGCTGGGAGTCGGCCATGCTAGTGAGTGCAAACCTCGTAGCCTGAGGACTGATGATTCGGCTAGTGATGACAAACAGGAAGAGTTAGTTGCCCATAATGGTGAAACGTTTGGGACTGACTCACACGATAAGCCTRTCAGCCATAGTGGTGAGGGCAACCACTATGAGCTCGATGAGCCCACCAGTGTTGAACAACAACAGGAAAAGCTAATCAACAATATTGCTGAGGGCAATTCTTTCAACCTGAGCCATGAGCTTGGTGACTCTACCAGTGATGACAGGCAGGAAGAGTCAGTTGGCCCTAAATGTGAAGACAACGCCAAGATAAACCTCGGAGCTGTGCAGATTGAGatggagcaaagagagagagatacccatgcaggagagcagagaggaggggaRAGgttggagaaggaaggagaggaaacagtgaagcaggaagatgagagagatgaagaaaagaaggaagcagACGGTAagcagagagtggagagagtcaAGGTGAATGAGACGgagcaaagaaaagagaaaaatgagagacagaaggagggagaggttaTCAGCAGACCTTCAGACACAAGCACCATTATGTCTGTCGCTCAGCCCCAAAAGCCTATTCCGCAGGATGACGCGTTGATGATGCAATCACCTGTCCATGCCTCACCTGTCTCTGAACCAGCTACCTCAGATCTGGCATCACCCCCTCTCCTTCATCTGCCCTCTCCGCCTCACCCCACAGTGTCACATGGTATGAAGGTTCTGAACCAAGGTGTTAAACCAATCCAACCTACCCAAACTGTTGAAATCCATAAACCTTTAAAAGGCCCAACTACTTGCCATGAGACATCACAGGCGAGCCCAATACATCCAGTATCACTAAGTCTCTCAGTTGCCTTCCTTAGTGAACCCCACAAGGCCCTGTGTGTAACCCCAGCGAAACCAATACCCAGTCAGAGCCTAGAGATCCCTATCTCTCTGGAGGCTAGACAACTTCTCAGACCAGTGGACGAAGAGACCAAAGAGTCATCCAATCACAGTAACACAAAATATATGTCATCTTCATCATCTGCATCATCTTCGTCACACCTGAACACGAACGCGGAGGTTCCCACCACTCTGTCTCAATCAAACACCGACGTTAATATcactgtgtctgtaccagaccTAAGTCCAGTGCCAAAGAACTACAACAACAACCCAGAAgagccaccatcatcatcatcactcccATACACAAAGATAGACCTCTTCAACACTGGATCTGCACCAGACAAAGACaccgtgtgtgtctctgtatctgACCTAGGTTCTGTACCAAAGACTCACAACAAGAACAACCAAGACGAGCCACCACCATCACTCCCATACACAAACACTGGATCTGAACCAAACACAGACATTGCATCGGTCTCTGtatctgatctgggttcagtgcCAAAGACCTCCTCCATCCCTAACCAGGAGAGTTCTACCTCCAAGTTCTCCTGCAGCTCGGAGAGCACCCAATCCTCCTACTCCTTCGACACAGAGTCAGAGCAAGGCTATGGGGCCCCTAGCCCCCCTGGACACCCTAGCCTGGGCCCGAGACCCCTGGAGGAGGGCACATCTCTGCCCCGACCCCCACGAGTCaaccagaggagggagaggaaaaagaggagtAGTTGTGGAGGGTGTGAGCCGTGCCTGAGGAAGATCAACTGTGGCCAGTGTAGCTGCTGTCTGAACCGCAGGACTGGACACCAGATCTGTAAGCTGAGGAAGTGTATGgagctgaggaagaggaggcccATGTCACTGCTCACACTAACATCTGCTCAGGTAAGGCTTCTCTAA